Part of the Streptomyces sp. NBC_01264 genome, CCCGCGGGACGCCGCGACTCTGCGGCGATCAGCGCCCCCACCGCCGTCAGCAGGAGTACGGTGCCCAGCGCCACCGCGCCGGTCAGCCGCTCCCCGAGCACCAGGACGGCGATCGCCGCCGCGCCGACGGGCTCGATCAGCATGATCACGGACACGGTCGCGGCCCGGACCGCGGCGGCCCCGCTGAAGTAGAGCGCGTAGGCCAGCGCGGTCGGCACGGTGGCCATGTAGGCGAGCAGCCAGAGCACCCGGACGGGCTCCGCGGTATGCGGCATCAGCCCCTCCAGCAGGGCGAACGGCAGCAGGCACGCCGTGCCCACCCCGACGGACCAGACGGTGGTGACGAGCGGGTCCCCGCCCGTCCCGCGCCGCCCGAGCAGCCTGGCCCGCAGGGTCATGGCCCCGTAGCCGCCGGCCGACAGCAGCGCCCAGCCGACGCCGAGCGGCCGCACCTCGCCGCCCCCACCGCCGAGGACGAGCACGGCCAGCCCGGCCAGCGCCCCTGCGACCGCGACGATCCCGCCCCGGCCGAGCCGCTCCCCCATCCAGTACCGGGCCCCGAGCGCGATGAGCACGGGCCCGGATCCGAGGGTGACCACGGTGGCCACGGCGAGGCCGGTCTCCCGCACGGCGGCGAAGTACGCGGACTGGAAGAGGGTGAACATGAGCCCG contains:
- a CDS encoding DMT family transporter translates to MSIQPDHSNQSDQTPATGRSLLYLVIAGTAWGTAGAAASLLYLASDLGPLALSFWRCAGGLAVLLAVLAVRRRPRVGAVEEGAVTGGAVRARTVRARASVGSLIGTGLMFTLFQSAYFAAVRETGLAVATVVTLGSGPVLIALGARYWMGERLGRGGIVAVAGALAGLAVLVLGGGGGEVRPLGVGWALLSAGGYGAMTLRARLLGRRGTGGDPLVTTVWSVGVGTACLLPFALLEGLMPHTAEPVRVLWLLAYMATVPTALAYALYFSGAAAVRAATVSVIMLIEPVGAAAIAVLVLGERLTGAVALGTVLLLTAVGALIAAESRRPAGTGNVDAPKGGPEVRPALAAEAVVRAR